One window of the Streptomyces sp. ITFR-21 genome contains the following:
- a CDS encoding LamB/YcsF family protein, translated as MTDAVIDLNADLGEGFGRWRLTDDDALLSVVTSANVACGFHAGDPATMRRVCETAAARGVRIGAQVSYRDLAGFGRRAMDVPPDELAAEVAYQIGALEVFARAAGSAVSYVKPHGALYNRAVRDAGQAAAVVAGVRLAGGLPVLGLPGSRLLAAAAAAGLATVGEAFADRAYTAAGTLVPRGGPGAVVEDPDAVVARSVGLARDGRVTALTGEQVAVAARSLCVHGDTPGAARLAVRVRESLEAAGLRVAAFV; from the coding sequence ATGACGGATGCGGTCATCGATCTCAACGCGGACCTCGGCGAGGGCTTCGGCCGCTGGCGGCTCACCGACGACGACGCGCTGCTGTCGGTGGTGACGAGCGCGAACGTGGCCTGCGGCTTCCACGCCGGCGATCCGGCGACGATGCGCCGGGTGTGCGAGACGGCCGCCGCCCGCGGGGTGCGGATCGGCGCGCAGGTGTCCTACCGCGACCTGGCCGGCTTCGGGCGGCGTGCGATGGATGTGCCGCCGGACGAACTCGCGGCCGAAGTCGCGTACCAGATCGGCGCGTTGGAGGTGTTCGCCCGCGCGGCCGGCTCGGCGGTGTCGTATGTGAAGCCGCACGGCGCGCTCTACAACCGGGCGGTGCGCGACGCCGGTCAGGCCGCGGCCGTCGTCGCGGGGGTGCGGCTCGCGGGCGGGCTGCCGGTGCTGGGCCTGCCGGGCTCGCGGCTGCTGGCCGCGGCGGCGGCGGCCGGACTGGCCACGGTCGGCGAGGCGTTCGCGGACCGGGCGTACACCGCGGCCGGCACGCTGGTACCGCGCGGCGGGCCGGGCGCGGTGGTCGAGGACCCGGACGCGGTGGTGGCGAGGTCGGTGGGGCTGGCCCGGGACGGCCGGGTGACCGCCCTGACCGGCGAGCAGGTCGCGGTCGCCGCCCGCTCGCTGTGCGTGCACGGCGACACGCCGGGCGCCGCGCGGCTGGCGGTCCGGGTCCGGGAGTCGCTGGAGGCGGCCGGGCTCCGCGTGGCGGCGTTCGTATGA
- a CDS encoding sensor histidine kinase, translating to MRFRGTTIRRKIVALLLIPLVSLTAIWAFAAILTGRAVFGRPDFQLVTDNVTYPAQAVVSGLQQERKVALIYVANPRDSQARIAFNKQEQATDSAVAALRTKIVASRVRRELDSRSRANLDILLNTVEGVASLRQRVDNQHITRSDTYDAYNALLDPAYDLFETLDPLTDSARDAQRRAGVDLMRAREEVSREDALMTVAISSGHTSAPELTSFAFAVANERNYYDDNLHVVDEDLRAPYQAYWQSGNGKTLRKVQDDVIAAGPDDAPVVAAHLQWPTLAGDVFDDLGKLNGASRATFSKQNGPLSTSAIVEAAIAGGLGLIAVIASIFVSVRIGRSLIRDLTELRREAQEVSGTRLPRVMRRLAAGEQVDVETEVPRLQYADDEVGQVGKALNTLQRTAVEAAVRQSDMRKGVSDVFVNLARRSQVLLHRQLTLLDAMERRTENAEELADLFRLDHMTTRMRRHAEGLVILSGAAPSRQWRKPVQLMDVVRAAVAEVEDYERIEVRRLPRLAVSGAAVADLTHLLAELIENAAVFSPPHTQVRLHGEPVANGFVLEIDDRGLGLTPDALLEANLRLAETPEFELSDTDRLGLFVVSRLAQRHGVRVSLRQSPYGGTTAVVLVPAALLTETGDDTGATRIGDGADPRRPRPAGDTEHTFRQWGLDGGGGEPHKEHAAHPDGPDGLPGDEPGFADPDLDDPVPLPRRRSRGAPVLISDHGRPVGGGAKPGGRPAPDSAPQPLPPVQPVRSAPPAQQPPPAAEGAGTVLPRRVRQANLAPQLATPPPSAAAHPEGIKERSADEIRDRMASIQRGWRRGRELADAESDDTSVPRTTPEGNGR from the coding sequence ATGCGCTTTCGCGGTACGACGATCCGCCGGAAGATCGTGGCGCTGCTGCTGATCCCACTGGTGTCACTGACCGCCATCTGGGCCTTCGCCGCCATCCTCACCGGCCGGGCGGTCTTCGGCCGCCCCGACTTCCAGCTGGTCACCGACAACGTCACCTATCCAGCCCAGGCGGTCGTCAGCGGCCTCCAGCAGGAGCGCAAAGTCGCCCTGATCTACGTCGCCAACCCCCGCGACTCACAGGCCAGGATCGCCTTCAACAAGCAGGAACAAGCCACCGACTCCGCGGTGGCCGCGCTGCGCACCAAGATCGTCGCCTCGCGGGTCCGCCGCGAACTCGACAGCCGTTCCCGCGCGAACCTGGACATCCTCCTCAACACCGTCGAGGGCGTCGCGTCCCTGCGGCAGCGGGTGGACAACCAGCACATCACCCGCAGCGACACCTATGACGCGTACAACGCGCTGCTCGACCCCGCCTACGACCTGTTCGAGACGCTCGACCCGCTGACCGACAGCGCCCGGGACGCCCAGCGCCGCGCGGGCGTCGACCTGATGCGCGCCCGCGAGGAGGTCAGCCGCGAGGACGCCCTGATGACCGTCGCCATCAGCAGCGGCCACACCAGCGCACCCGAACTGACCTCCTTCGCCTTCGCGGTGGCCAACGAGCGCAACTACTACGACGACAACCTCCACGTCGTCGACGAGGACCTGCGCGCCCCCTACCAGGCGTACTGGCAGAGCGGCAACGGCAAGACGCTGCGCAAGGTCCAGGACGACGTGATCGCGGCCGGCCCGGACGACGCCCCCGTCGTCGCCGCGCATCTGCAGTGGCCCACCCTGGCCGGCGACGTCTTCGACGACCTCGGCAAGCTCAACGGCGCCTCCAGGGCGACCTTCAGCAAGCAGAACGGACCGCTGTCCACCTCCGCGATCGTCGAGGCGGCGATCGCCGGCGGCCTCGGCCTGATCGCGGTGATCGCCTCCATCTTCGTCTCGGTACGCATCGGCCGCAGCCTGATCCGCGACCTGACCGAGCTGCGCCGCGAGGCCCAGGAGGTCTCCGGCACCCGCCTGCCGCGCGTCATGCGCCGACTGGCCGCGGGCGAACAGGTCGACGTCGAGACCGAGGTGCCCCGCCTGCAGTACGCCGACGACGAGGTCGGCCAGGTGGGCAAGGCGCTCAACACCCTGCAGCGCACCGCGGTCGAGGCCGCCGTCCGCCAGTCCGACATGCGCAAGGGCGTCTCCGACGTCTTCGTCAACCTCGCCCGCCGCAGCCAGGTCCTGCTGCACCGGCAGCTCACCCTGCTCGACGCGATGGAACGCCGTACCGAGAACGCCGAGGAGCTCGCCGACCTCTTCCGGCTCGACCACATGACCACCCGTATGCGGCGGCACGCCGAGGGCCTGGTCATCCTCTCCGGCGCCGCACCCTCCCGGCAGTGGCGCAAGCCGGTGCAGCTGATGGACGTGGTCCGCGCCGCGGTCGCCGAGGTGGAGGACTACGAGCGGATCGAGGTACGCCGCCTGCCCCGGCTGGCGGTCAGCGGCGCCGCGGTCGCCGACCTCACCCACCTGCTCGCCGAACTCATCGAGAACGCGGCGGTGTTCTCCCCGCCGCACACCCAGGTGCGGCTGCACGGCGAACCGGTCGCCAACGGCTTCGTGCTGGAGATCGACGACCGTGGTCTCGGGCTGACCCCCGACGCGCTGCTCGAAGCGAACCTGCGGCTGGCCGAGACACCCGAGTTCGAGCTGTCCGACACCGACCGGCTCGGCCTGTTCGTCGTCAGCCGGCTCGCCCAGCGGCACGGTGTCCGGGTCTCGCTGCGGCAGTCGCCGTACGGCGGCACCACCGCCGTGGTACTGGTCCCGGCCGCGCTGCTGACCGAGACCGGCGACGACACCGGCGCCACCCGGATCGGCGACGGGGCCGACCCCCGGCGCCCGCGGCCGGCCGGTGACACCGAGCACACCTTCCGCCAGTGGGGTCTGGACGGGGGCGGCGGCGAGCCCCACAAGGAGCACGCCGCCCACCCGGACGGTCCGGACGGGCTGCCGGGCGACGAACCCGGCTTCGCCGATCCGGACCTCGACGATCCGGTGCCGCTGCCGCGGCGCCGCTCACGCGGCGCGCCGGTGCTGATCTCGGACCACGGCAGGCCGGTCGGCGGCGGTGCCAAGCCGGGCGGCCGTCCCGCGCCCGACTCCGCCCCGCAGCCGCTGCCGCCGGTCCAGCCGGTGCGGTCCGCACCTCCCGCGCAGCAGCCCCCGCCGGCCGCGGAGGGCGCCGGCACCGTGCTGCCGCGCCGGGTCCGGCAGGCCAACCTCGCACCGCAACTGGCCACCCCGCCGCCGAGCGCGGCGGCTCACCCGGAAGGGATCAAAGAGCGGTCCGCGGACGAGATACGTGATCGGATGGCGTCGATCCAGCGTGGCTGGCGGCGCGGCCGGGAGCTCGCCGACGCGGAGTCCGACGACACATCGGTACCGAGAACGACACCTGAGGGGAACGGTCGATGA
- a CDS encoding roadblock/LC7 domain-containing protein, whose translation MTAPSSPTRELSWLLDDLVTRVASIRKALVLSGDGLAIGASEELTREDSEHLAAVASGFHSLAKGVGRHFGAGGVRQTMVELDEAFLFVTSAGDGSCLAVLSDADSDVGQVAYEMALLVKRVGAHLGSLPRHDGTALSG comes from the coding sequence ATGACCGCACCATCGAGCCCGACACGCGAGCTGAGCTGGCTCCTTGACGATCTGGTCACCCGGGTGGCCAGCATTCGCAAGGCCCTGGTCCTGTCCGGGGACGGTCTGGCCATCGGTGCCTCGGAGGAACTCACCCGTGAGGACTCCGAGCACCTGGCGGCCGTCGCCTCCGGCTTCCACAGCCTGGCCAAGGGCGTCGGCCGGCACTTCGGCGCCGGCGGCGTCCGGCAGACCATGGTGGAGCTGGACGAGGCGTTCCTGTTCGTGACCTCCGCGGGCGACGGCAGCTGTCTGGCCGTGCTCAGCGACGCGGACTCCGACGTCGGCCAGGTCGCGTACGAGATGGCCCTCCTGGTCAAGCGGGTCGGCGCCCATCTGGGTTCCCTGCCCCGGCACGACGGCACAGCGCTCAGCGGCTGA
- a CDS encoding DUF742 domain-containing protein: MSSESDRWYDDAAGPVVRPYAMTRGRTSHAAEVKIDLIALVVSGSPVGDDGDDRALDDHSLSPEHLDIVERCQVQATSVAELAADLDLPVGVVRVLVGDLLEAEHVHIHKPVPPAELPDERILREVINGLRAL; the protein is encoded by the coding sequence ATGAGTTCAGAATCGGACCGCTGGTACGACGACGCGGCCGGGCCGGTGGTACGGCCGTACGCGATGACGCGCGGGCGTACCAGCCACGCGGCCGAGGTGAAGATCGACCTGATCGCCCTCGTGGTGAGCGGGAGTCCGGTCGGTGACGACGGCGACGACAGGGCGCTGGACGACCACAGCCTGTCGCCGGAGCACCTGGACATCGTTGAGCGCTGCCAGGTACAGGCCACCTCGGTGGCCGAACTCGCCGCCGACCTCGACCTGCCGGTCGGGGTGGTACGGGTCCTCGTCGGTGATCTGCTGGAGGCCGAGCACGTGCACATCCACAAGCCGGTGCCGCCGGCCGAGCTGCCGGACGAGAGAATCCTGCGCGAGGTGATCAACGGTCTGCGCGCACTGTGA
- a CDS encoding GTP-binding protein, whose product MAVARTEPRSKPSAVEPVALKLLVAGGFGVGKTTLVGAVSEIRPLRTEETLSELGRPVDRTDGVESKRTTTVAMDFGRITLRENLVLYLFGTPGQDRFWFLWDELAQGALGAVVLADTRRLQDCFAAVDYFERRGIPFTVAVNCFDGAELHDPDNVREALDLDSGVPVVLCDARERESAKNVLISVVEHAAQLAAERREPAAN is encoded by the coding sequence ATGGCCGTCGCCCGCACGGAACCACGCTCCAAGCCGTCCGCCGTCGAACCGGTGGCACTCAAGCTGCTGGTGGCGGGCGGCTTCGGCGTCGGCAAGACCACCCTGGTGGGCGCCGTCAGCGAGATCCGGCCGCTGCGCACCGAGGAGACGCTGAGCGAGCTGGGCCGCCCGGTGGACCGCACCGACGGCGTGGAGTCCAAGCGCACCACGACCGTCGCGATGGACTTCGGCCGGATCACGCTCCGCGAGAACCTGGTGCTGTACCTGTTCGGTACGCCGGGCCAGGACCGGTTCTGGTTCCTGTGGGACGAGTTGGCGCAGGGCGCGCTGGGCGCGGTGGTGCTGGCCGACACCCGCCGGCTCCAGGACTGCTTCGCCGCCGTCGACTACTTCGAGCGCCGGGGGATCCCGTTCACCGTCGCCGTCAACTGCTTCGACGGCGCCGAACTGCACGACCCCGACAACGTCCGCGAGGCACTCGACCTGGACAGCGGGGTGCCGGTGGTGCTGTGCGACGCGCGGGAGCGCGAGTCCGCCAAGAACGTGCTGATCAGTGTGGTCGAGCACGCGGCGCAGCTGGCCGCCGAGCGCCGCGAGCCGGCCGCCAACTGA
- a CDS encoding DUF962 domain-containing protein: MAKQTFDSFEEFWPYYVAMHSKAATRWIHLGGTLTGLAVTAYGLARGRRRYAAALPLIGYGTAWPAHFLIEGNNPASFGHPAWSLRGDVKMITTMLAGRDAELAETAAKWLAEHGGS, encoded by the coding sequence ATGGCGAAGCAGACGTTCGACTCGTTCGAGGAGTTCTGGCCCTACTACGTGGCGATGCACTCCAAGGCGGCGACCCGCTGGATCCATCTGGGCGGCACCCTCACCGGGCTCGCCGTCACCGCCTACGGGCTGGCCCGGGGCCGCCGCCGGTACGCCGCGGCGCTGCCGCTGATCGGCTACGGCACGGCCTGGCCCGCGCACTTCCTGATCGAGGGCAACAACCCGGCTTCGTTCGGGCACCCGGCGTGGTCGCTGCGCGGCGACGTGAAGATGATCACCACCATGCTGGCCGGCCGGGACGCGGAACTCGCCGAGACCGCCGCCAAGTGGCTCGCGGAGCACGGCGGTTCGTGA